From the genome of Flavobacterium ovatum, one region includes:
- a CDS encoding acetyltransferase — translation MKTLAIIGSGDLGQQIAHYAFTDKHYSRVVFFDDFATEKEVVGIAVVGRVSEIETAFNEKLFDEVLIGIGYKHLAVKKKIYNNLKGKIPFGKIIHSTSWVDASATIEKGCVVYPGCLIDAKVKIKANTILNIGCTIAHDTVVNSHCFLSPRVAIAGFVKVEELCVLGINTTIIDGISIVEKTQTGGGTVLIKSIEKSGLYVGNPAKFIR, via the coding sequence ATGAAAACACTAGCTATAATTGGTTCAGGTGATTTGGGACAGCAAATAGCCCATTACGCTTTCACAGATAAACATTATTCTAGAGTGGTCTTTTTTGATGATTTTGCTACTGAGAAAGAAGTCGTAGGAATTGCAGTTGTTGGTAGAGTAAGTGAGATTGAAACCGCTTTTAATGAAAAGCTTTTTGATGAAGTTCTAATTGGTATTGGTTACAAACATTTAGCAGTAAAGAAAAAAATTTATAATAACTTGAAAGGGAAAATTCCTTTTGGTAAAATTATACATTCAACTTCTTGGGTAGACGCATCAGCAACAATAGAAAAGGGATGTGTGGTTTATCCAGGCTGTTTAATTGATGCAAAAGTAAAAATAAAAGCAAATACAATTTTAAACATTGGTTGTACTATTGCTCATGATACTGTTGTAAACTCTCATTGTTTTTTGTCGCCTAGAGTTGCGATTGCAGGTTTCGTAAAGGTTGAAGAATTGTGTGTTTTGGGTATAAATACCACTATTATAGACGGTATTTCCATTGTTGAAAAAACTCAAACAGGAGGAGGAACAGTACTCATAAAATCAATAGAAAAGTCAGGATTATATGTAGGTAATCCAGCAAAATTTATACGATAA
- a CDS encoding HAD family hydrolase — protein MKYLLLDVSGTILYKPTLFDRIQGVLSDFEFSIDKSTIQYNHKILSETIKFPDRTDIEFYSYFNSELLYSLGVIPTSEIVSALFKACSYLPWEKYEDTKVLHEISIPMGILSNFNATLEGKLNQFFGTIFKDIFVSETIGKSKPSIEFHQYALEKINIDPKDILYIGDSFKLDFEPAVSLGISTFVIDRDGFYKNNVNVISSLSEIKNIINK, from the coding sequence CAGGGCGTTTTAAGTGATTTTGAATTTTCTATAGATAAAAGTACAATACAATACAATCATAAAATTTTGTCTGAAACTATAAAATTTCCAGATAGAACAGACATTGAATTCTATTCTTATTTTAATTCCGAATTATTATATTCTTTGGGAGTGATTCCTACTTCAGAAATTGTGTCAGCGTTATTTAAGGCTTGTTCTTATTTGCCATGGGAAAAATATGAGGATACAAAGGTGTTGCATGAAATTTCAATTCCAATGGGAATACTTTCTAATTTTAATGCCACTCTTGAGGGAAAGTTAAATCAATTTTTTGGAACAATTTTCAAAGATATTTTTGTTTCAGAAACTATTGGAAAATCTAAACCATCGATAGAATTTCATCAATATGCTTTAGAAAAAATTAATATTGATCCAAAAGATATATTGTATATTGGAGATTCATTTAAATTGGATTTTGAACCAGCAGTTTCTCTAGGAATTTCTACTTTTGTAATCGATAGAGATGGATTTTATAAAAACAATGTTAATGTGATTAGTTCTCTTTCTGAAATAAAAAATATTATTAATAAATGA